In bacterium, one genomic interval encodes:
- a CDS encoding long-chain fatty acid--CoA ligase → MEERIWHKAYDADVPPDLDIEKTTIPDLLDDAAARYPDAAAVHFMNRTMTYRELRDHVGRLATALSDLGVGPDSKVAVHLPNLPQTVIAVSAIFRLGAQSVMTNPLYVGREIEHQWNDAGCETAITANFLYERLLKNRRDKLPVRNYIIASIPEYLRFPLKQLAPLKLKKADPPLYAKVAAGDGIHFFSDLIAKTTARKPDAEVQFDDVAMLQYTGGTTGVAKGAMLTHANITSNVRQIVSWFPNTVQGKEVLLAALPFFHIFGFTTCMMWAHKIAAALVLAPNPRDIPALIKSISKHKVTLFPAVPAMFNAINQHPGIEKVDMSSIKSCFSGSAPLPIAVLQRFEELTGCRIVEGFGLTESSPVTHGNPMQGVRKIGSIGIPFPGTDMKIVDAETGKTEMAPGDEGELILKGPQIMKGYWNRPDETDLVLRDGWLYTGDLAAQDEDGYCVIVGRKKDMIIASGYNIYPDEIDRQLMAHPAVLEACTIGIPDPKRGESIKSFVVLKPNATATKDELREYLLVNLARYKVPRVFEFRAELPKSSMMKLLRRELRDEELAAMGSED, encoded by the coding sequence ATGGAAGAACGAATCTGGCACAAAGCCTACGACGCAGATGTTCCGCCCGATCTGGATATCGAGAAGACGACCATACCCGACCTTCTGGACGACGCGGCTGCTCGCTATCCTGACGCAGCGGCGGTCCATTTCATGAACCGCACCATGACCTATCGCGAGTTGCGCGACCATGTCGGCCGCTTGGCCACCGCCCTGTCGGATCTGGGCGTGGGCCCAGACAGCAAGGTGGCCGTGCACCTGCCCAACCTGCCCCAGACCGTGATCGCGGTGTCGGCCATCTTTCGCCTCGGCGCCCAGTCGGTGATGACCAATCCCCTGTACGTCGGCCGTGAGATCGAGCACCAGTGGAACGACGCCGGCTGCGAAACGGCGATCACCGCGAACTTCCTTTACGAGCGCCTGCTGAAGAACCGGCGCGACAAGCTGCCGGTGCGCAACTACATCATTGCGTCGATTCCGGAGTACCTGCGCTTTCCGTTGAAGCAACTGGCGCCGCTGAAGTTGAAGAAAGCCGATCCGCCTCTCTATGCCAAGGTCGCCGCCGGCGACGGCATCCATTTCTTTTCGGACCTGATCGCCAAGACGACTGCCCGGAAACCGGATGCTGAAGTGCAATTCGACGACGTGGCCATGCTTCAGTACACCGGCGGCACCACGGGCGTGGCAAAGGGCGCCATGCTGACCCACGCCAACATCACGAGCAACGTGCGGCAGATCGTCTCCTGGTTCCCCAACACCGTCCAGGGAAAGGAGGTGCTGCTGGCGGCGTTGCCGTTCTTCCACATCTTCGGTTTCACGACCTGCATGATGTGGGCCCACAAGATCGCCGCGGCCCTGGTCCTGGCGCCCAATCCCCGCGACATCCCCGCGCTGATCAAGAGCATCAGCAAGCACAAGGTGACGCTTTTCCCCGCCGTGCCGGCCATGTTCAACGCCATCAACCAGCATCCGGGCATCGAGAAAGTGGACATGTCCAGTATCAAGAGCTGTTTCTCCGGCTCGGCGCCGCTGCCCATCGCCGTCTTGCAGCGCTTTGAAGAGCTGACCGGCTGCCGTATCGTCGAGGGTTTCGGTCTGACCGAATCATCGCCGGTGACCCACGGCAATCCCATGCAGGGCGTGCGCAAGATCGGCTCCATCGGCATCCCGTTTCCCGGCACGGACATGAAGATCGTCGATGCAGAAACGGGCAAGACCGAGATGGCCCCGGGCGACGAAGGCGAGTTGATCCTCAAGGGCCCACAGATCATGAAGGGCTACTGGAACCGACCCGATGAGACCGACCTGGTGCTGCGCGACGGCTGGCTGTACACCGGCGACCTGGCGGCCCAGGACGAGGACGGCTACTGCGTGATCGTCGGCCGCAAGAAGGACATGATCATCGCCAGCGGTTACAACATCTACCCCGATGAGATCGACCGTCAGTTGATGGCCCACCCGGCGGTTCTCGAAGCCTGCACCATCGGCATTCCCGATCCGAAACGAGGCGAGTCCATCAAGTCGTTCGTGGTGTTGAAGCCCAATGCTACAGCGACGAAGGACGAGCTGCGGGAGTACCTGCTGGTGAACCTGGCGCGTTACAAGGTGCCCCGGGTTTTCGAATTTCGAGCTGAACTACCCAAGAGCTCCATGATGAAGCTGCTCCGGCGCGAGCTGAGGGACGAGGAGCTGGCGGCCATGGGGAGCGAGGACTGA
- a CDS encoding transcriptional regulator produces the protein MSSGPEKLSPNEAAILQLVEALGILRPRDLRTKGHLVAYLQRLMAKGRLVKLGRGQYALPDREPTEHDSLAVTAKRYPGTVVCLLSALRFHELTTQSPRTIWLAVEGSKLAPSDTPAAVQVVRMTAPSFHSGTTTHLLGQVPVRIYDPAKTVADCFKFRGRVGLDVAIEALRDCLAQRQATPAQIWRFAEICRVKTIMRPYMEALS, from the coding sequence ATGAGCAGTGGCCCCGAAAAGCTCAGCCCCAACGAGGCCGCAATCCTCCAACTGGTCGAAGCCCTGGGCATCCTTAGGCCACGCGACCTGCGCACGAAAGGACATTTGGTCGCCTACCTTCAGCGACTCATGGCGAAAGGGCGGCTCGTCAAGCTTGGGCGCGGCCAGTACGCCCTGCCCGACCGCGAGCCGACCGAACACGATTCACTGGCCGTCACCGCCAAGCGGTATCCTGGGACCGTCGTGTGCCTGCTCTCCGCGCTGCGGTTCCACGAACTGACGACACAGTCGCCACGCACGATCTGGCTCGCCGTCGAAGGATCGAAGCTTGCCCCGTCCGATACGCCCGCTGCCGTGCAGGTCGTCAGAATGACCGCCCCTTCCTTCCATAGCGGCACCACGACCCACCTGCTGGGACAGGTCCCCGTGCGGATCTACGATCCGGCCAAGACCGTCGCCGATTGCTTCAAGTTCCGGGGCAGGGTGGGTCTGGATGTCGCTATCGAGGCGCTCAGGGATTGTCTCGCGCAACGGCAAGCCACGCCCGCGCAGATCTGGAGATTCGCGGAGATCTGCCGCGTCAAGACGATCATGAGGCCTTACATGGAAGCCCTCTCATGA
- a CDS encoding DUF2892 domain-containing protein — MKKNMGLADRTIRVLIAALLGILIFAGQIAGVTATILGILAIVLLLTSTVGFCPVYVPLKRSTYKKS, encoded by the coding sequence ATGAAGAAGAACATGGGTTTGGCCGATCGGACCATCAGGGTACTAATCGCGGCCTTGCTGGGAATCCTCATTTTCGCCGGACAGATAGCGGGGGTGACCGCGACCATCCTGGGGATTCTGGCCATCGTGTTGCTGCTGACGAGCACGGTAGGATTCTGCCCGGTCTACGTGCCATTGAAGCGCTCGACCTATAAGAAGTCCTAG
- a CDS encoding nucleotidyl transferase AbiEii/AbiGii toxin family protein: MTADGRKRLQASVRQRLLDIAQRDSVDFQLILTRYGLERFLYRLGRSSHKATFLLKDAFLFHAWQHDVGRPTRDLDLLGPGAPDIDRLETVVADIVGTEVDDDGLDFLPDTIRGEAIREASLYDGIRIKLVATLDKARISLQIDIGFGDAAGPQAVELECPTLLDQDPPRILTYRPEFVVAEKLEAILALGAINTRLKDYYDLWRMNRTMDLSREDLIAAVRATLIRRSTSFPSDVPPGLADDFADVQQSRMWDAFIARNGLDAEEESLADVVKELRAHFWPLIMAAGRHS, translated from the coding sequence ATGACGGCCGACGGCCGGAAACGTCTGCAGGCCTCGGTGCGGCAGAGGCTGCTCGACATCGCCCAACGGGACAGCGTCGACTTCCAGCTCATACTTACGAGATACGGCCTGGAGCGTTTTCTCTACCGACTGGGACGCTCCTCCCATAAAGCCACGTTTCTCCTGAAGGACGCCTTCCTGTTCCACGCCTGGCAGCACGACGTGGGCCGACCGACCAGGGACTTGGACTTACTCGGCCCCGGCGCCCCGGACATCGACAGGCTAGAGACCGTCGTCGCGGACATCGTCGGCACGGAAGTCGATGACGATGGGCTGGACTTCCTGCCGGACACCATCCGTGGGGAAGCCATCCGTGAAGCCTCGCTGTACGACGGGATTCGGATCAAACTGGTCGCCACCCTCGACAAAGCCCGCATTTCGTTGCAGATCGATATCGGGTTCGGCGATGCCGCTGGGCCGCAGGCCGTAGAACTGGAGTGCCCGACCCTGCTCGATCAGGATCCCCCCAGGATCTTGACCTATAGACCTGAGTTCGTCGTCGCCGAGAAACTCGAGGCCATCCTCGCTCTCGGTGCAATCAACACCCGACTCAAGGACTACTACGATCTTTGGCGGATGAACCGCACGATGGACCTGTCGCGCGAAGATCTTATCGCAGCGGTGCGGGCGACGCTCATTCGCCGGAGTACGAGTTTCCCAAGCGACGTCCCGCCCGGATTGGCGGACGATTTTGCCGACGTTCAACAAAGCCGCATGTGGGACGCATTCATCGCGAGGAACGGGCTCGATGCGGAAGAAGAATCCCTTGCGGACGTCGTGAAGGAATTGCGCGCGCACTTCTGGCCGCTGATCATGGCAGCGGGCCGGCACTCATGA
- a CDS encoding IS110 family transposase: MTLCVGIDIGDRYCQIAVLDEDGEVNEQSRIRTTPTAFKSYFQGKSPMRIAMEVGTHSPWMGQLLNDLGHEALVANACKLRLIHRNDQKSDEVDAELLARLCRFDPQLLYPICHKGEKARAAMAVIRTRDALVRSRTLLINHARGIVKPTGHRLPKCASRYFSRIGDELPDSLRPVLEPILQTVDHLTVQIQAYSQQIESIGQEQYPQAAFLQQVSGVGPLTALTFVLTIGDPWRFAHNRAVGAYLGLVPRRSQTGQSDPDLPITKAGNRYLRNLLVQCSHYILGPFGPDSDLRRSGERIASCGGKNAKKRARVAVARKLAVMMLSMLKTGESYDPLHGSPDDEVSAA, translated from the coding sequence ATCACACTTTGCGTCGGTATCGACATCGGGGATCGATACTGCCAGATCGCAGTACTGGACGAGGACGGTGAAGTGAACGAGCAGAGCCGTATCCGCACCACGCCGACGGCCTTCAAGAGCTACTTCCAAGGCAAGTCGCCGATGCGGATCGCTATGGAAGTCGGGACCCACTCGCCCTGGATGGGCCAGTTGCTCAACGACCTCGGACACGAAGCCCTGGTTGCCAACGCCTGCAAGCTGCGCCTGATCCATCGCAACGACCAGAAGAGCGACGAGGTCGATGCGGAACTCCTGGCTCGGCTGTGCCGCTTCGACCCCCAGCTGCTGTACCCGATCTGTCACAAGGGCGAGAAAGCGCGAGCCGCCATGGCCGTGATACGGACTCGGGATGCCTTGGTGCGATCGCGAACGTTGCTGATCAACCATGCCCGAGGGATCGTCAAGCCGACCGGTCACCGGTTACCCAAATGTGCTTCCCGGTATTTTAGTAGGATCGGAGACGAGCTGCCTGACTCTCTACGACCAGTGTTGGAGCCGATCCTTCAGACTGTGGATCACCTGACCGTCCAGATCCAAGCCTACAGTCAGCAGATCGAAAGCATCGGCCAAGAGCAGTATCCCCAGGCCGCTTTTTTGCAACAGGTCTCAGGCGTGGGGCCGCTCACGGCGCTGACCTTCGTGCTGACGATCGGAGATCCGTGGCGGTTCGCTCATAACCGCGCCGTCGGCGCCTACCTGGGCCTGGTCCCACGACGCAGTCAGACCGGTCAGAGTGATCCGGACTTGCCGATCACCAAGGCCGGAAACAGATATCTGCGCAATCTCTTGGTTCAGTGTTCTCACTATATCCTGGGGCCCTTTGGGCCGGATAGTGACCTGCGACGCAGCGGAGAACGTATCGCCTCATGTGGAGGCAAGAACGCCAAGAAGCGGGCTCGAGTCGCGGTGGCTCGCAAGCTGGCGGTCATGATGTTGAGCATGTTGAAGACCGGAGAGTCGTACGATCCGCTGCATGGATCTCCCGATGATGAGGTCTCGGCAGCGTAG
- a CDS encoding SEC-C domain-containing protein, which yields MSLGRNDLCPCGSGKKYKKCCLAKDASARLVEAGWLRMRRTEGELMAKLAPHLTRHYGPAALDEAWEEYTLWPDPPAAQDEWPEFDTSFLPWLVFDWEPERDDRQGGDERPVIAPARHYAERKGKDLDSYERRYIEEACRQPFTFYLVVAPVPGRKITLRDILRQREVTVHERQASTTLRPGEIVFTKVVALDGDAVMLGAAPYAIPSRYFDAIVKLRERIARHRDVNAEPLREYDTELRQLYLDLREDIVNPEMPSLQNTDGDPLQMTRIDYELDCSPQEALMALLPLTLEDDPAAFEDESERDETGKLIAVQIPWLRAGNAQNSDWPNTLLGQIDIRRAKMSVNVNSQARADAIRDEIAAQLDPRARLKGVVIESVEQMMAAAATGTRSTAQSDRERESAELERTPEVQAIMSKMSAEHWRTWPDIPLPALGDLTPRQAAATPTGRERLEVLLLEFAAHEEIPGVMRPDIVALRRELGM from the coding sequence ATGAGCCTTGGCCGCAACGACCTCTGCCCGTGCGGCAGCGGCAAGAAATACAAGAAATGCTGCCTTGCGAAGGACGCGTCCGCCAGGCTGGTCGAGGCGGGCTGGCTGCGGATGCGTCGGACCGAAGGCGAGCTTATGGCCAAGCTGGCCCCGCATCTGACCCGGCACTACGGACCCGCCGCGCTCGACGAGGCGTGGGAGGAATACACGCTCTGGCCCGATCCGCCGGCTGCGCAGGACGAGTGGCCGGAGTTCGACACGTCGTTCCTTCCCTGGCTGGTGTTCGACTGGGAGCCCGAACGGGACGATCGCCAGGGGGGTGACGAACGACCCGTGATCGCTCCGGCGCGCCATTACGCCGAGCGTAAGGGGAAAGACCTGGATTCATATGAACGCCGCTATATCGAGGAGGCTTGCCGCCAGCCGTTCACGTTCTATCTGGTAGTTGCGCCGGTGCCCGGGCGGAAGATCACGCTCCGCGACATCCTCCGACAACGGGAGGTGACGGTGCACGAGCGCCAGGCCTCGACCACGCTCCGACCAGGTGAGATCGTCTTCACGAAGGTCGTCGCCCTGGACGGCGACGCCGTCATGCTCGGCGCCGCCCCCTACGCGATTCCCAGCCGGTACTTCGACGCGATCGTAAAATTGCGCGAGCGCATAGCGCGGCACCGTGATGTGAACGCAGAGCCCCTCCGCGAGTACGACACCGAGTTGCGCCAGCTCTACCTCGATCTGCGCGAGGACATCGTCAACCCGGAGATGCCCAGCCTGCAGAACACGGACGGCGATCCCCTCCAGATGACGCGCATCGACTACGAGCTGGATTGCTCGCCGCAGGAGGCTCTCATGGCCCTCCTGCCCCTGACCCTCGAGGACGATCCCGCCGCCTTCGAAGACGAGAGCGAACGTGACGAGACGGGAAAGCTGATCGCCGTCCAGATCCCCTGGCTGCGGGCCGGTAACGCCCAGAACTCGGACTGGCCGAACACCCTGCTGGGACAGATCGACATCCGGCGCGCGAAGATGAGCGTGAACGTCAACTCGCAGGCGCGGGCCGACGCGATCCGGGACGAGATCGCCGCCCAGCTCGACCCACGGGCCAGACTGAAAGGCGTCGTGATCGAGTCCGTCGAGCAGATGATGGCCGCAGCGGCCACCGGTACTCGCTCCACCGCCCAGTCGGACCGGGAGCGCGAGAGCGCCGAACTGGAACGGACGCCCGAGGTTCAGGCCATCATGTCGAAGATGAGCGCCGAGCACTGGCGCACCTGGCCCGACATTCCCCTGCCCGCACTGGGCGACCTGACACCGCGACAGGCCGCCGCGACCCCCACAGGTCGCGAACGCCTAGAGGTGCTGCTCCTGGAATTCGCCGCGCACGAGGAGATACCGGGCGTCATGCGGCCGGACATCGTCGCGCTGCGTCGGGAGCTGGGGATGTGA
- a CDS encoding helix-turn-helix transcriptional regulator, with amino-acid sequence MKPTHDIISHLRRHRLLADEMTQQELADRIGVTRQTILSIEKGKYSPSVGLALRLAEVFGVAVEDLFELEEGTSDV; translated from the coding sequence ATGAAACCGACTCACGACATCATCAGTCACCTCCGGCGCCACCGCCTGCTGGCCGACGAAATGACCCAGCAGGAGCTGGCCGATCGGATCGGTGTCACCCGCCAGACAATCCTCTCCATCGAGAAGGGCAAATACAGTCCGTCGGTCGGCCTGGCCCTGCGTCTGGCGGAGGTCTTCGGTGTTGCCGTCGAGGATCTCTTCGAACTCGAGGAAGGGACGAGCGATGTCTAG